One part of the Thermoanaerobacterium sp. CMT5567-10 genome encodes these proteins:
- the atpG gene encoding ATP synthase F1 subunit gamma: protein MGKRDIQLRIKSIKETRKITRAMNLISAAKFRKAKAMLDNVRPYYEKIQSTMEDILIHSGEATSHYFERQHEAKGARKKAVIVVTGDKGLCGGYNHNVIKQAEEVIDGDTQNLMVIGEVGRTYFLNKGYNVDVEFLYTAQNPTTSAAGEISDLLVDIYDRGIIDDIYAVYTEMAGLKQIVKTIKILPLDIKNFDSNKDVKILSDMIYDPSPTKVFNLLVPEYIKGIVYSFLVNAFASEHFSRMVAMDGATSNADKMIAKYTLEYNRLRQASITQELSEIIGGSSV from the coding sequence ATGGGGAAAAGGGATATTCAATTAAGGATAAAAAGCATCAAAGAGACGCGGAAAATAACGAGAGCTATGAATCTCATATCGGCAGCAAAATTCAGAAAAGCAAAGGCGATGCTGGATAATGTGAGACCGTATTATGAAAAAATACAGTCTACAATGGAAGATATATTGATTCATAGCGGTGAGGCTACATCCCATTATTTTGAAAGACAGCATGAAGCCAAAGGAGCAAGAAAAAAAGCCGTCATAGTTGTTACAGGCGATAAAGGTTTGTGTGGTGGATATAATCATAACGTCATAAAACAAGCAGAAGAAGTTATTGATGGCGATACACAAAACCTCATGGTGATAGGTGAAGTAGGACGCACCTATTTCTTGAATAAAGGTTACAACGTAGACGTAGAATTCCTATACACTGCACAAAATCCTACCACATCTGCAGCTGGTGAGATATCTGATTTATTGGTAGATATATATGATAGAGGCATTATAGATGATATTTATGCAGTATATACTGAAATGGCCGGTTTAAAGCAGATAGTAAAGACGATTAAAATATTGCCGCTGGACATAAAAAATTTTGACAGCAATAAGGATGTAAAAATTTTAAGCGATATGATATACGATCCATCCCCTACTAAAGTATTTAATTTACTTGTGCCTGAGTATATTAAAGGCATAGTGTACAGCTTCTTGGTAAATGCTTTTGCATCAGAGCATTTTTCACGTATGGTTGCTATGGATGGTGCAACTTCAAATGCAGACAAGATGATAGCTAAATACACTTTGGAATATAACAGGCTGAGGCAAGCTTCTATAACGCAAGAGCTTTCTGAAATAATAGGAGGTTCATCTGTTTAG
- the atpA gene encoding F0F1 ATP synthase subunit alpha yields MDIKPEEITSILEDKIKNFDFTLKTEDIGYVITAGDGIVKIYGLDEAMYGEMVEFENGVYGMVMNLEEDNVGAIILGDPEAIKEGTTVKRTGKVVEVPVGPGLLGRVVNPLGQPLDGKGPIKNDGTRPVEYPAPPIIKRKPVDTPLQTGILAIDAMIPIGRGQRELIIGDRQTGKTAIAVDTIINQKDKDVYCIYVAIGQKASTIAGLVNTLEKFGAMSYTTVVASTASDSAALQYLAPYAGCAMAEYFMYNKKDVLIVYDDLSKHAVAYRTISLLLRRPPGREAYPGDVFYLHSRLLERSAKLSDDMGGGSITALPIIETLAGDISAYIPTNVISITDGQIYLESELFYSGIRPAINVGLSVSRVGGAAQKKAMKKVSGRMRLELSQYRELEVFAQFGSDLDKSTLDLLKQGERIVEITKQPRYQPISMEDQVIMIYTVMNKYLVDVELQDVKKFVKDLLEFIDINYPDIKKTIRETGKLEDDIIEKLKAAIEEYKSKYASKGDA; encoded by the coding sequence ATGGATATAAAACCTGAAGAAATAACATCAATTCTGGAAGATAAAATAAAAAATTTTGATTTTACCCTTAAGACAGAAGATATAGGTTATGTAATTACTGCTGGTGATGGCATTGTCAAGATATATGGACTTGATGAAGCAATGTATGGAGAAATGGTTGAATTTGAAAATGGCGTCTATGGAATGGTAATGAATCTTGAAGAAGATAATGTTGGTGCCATAATTCTTGGCGATCCTGAAGCAATTAAAGAAGGTACTACTGTAAAGCGTACTGGAAAAGTAGTTGAAGTACCTGTAGGTCCTGGTCTTTTAGGTAGAGTCGTTAATCCACTAGGTCAACCTCTAGACGGTAAAGGACCTATAAAAAACGATGGAACAAGGCCTGTTGAATATCCAGCTCCACCTATTATAAAGAGGAAACCTGTTGATACTCCGCTACAGACCGGAATCTTAGCAATAGATGCTATGATTCCAATTGGTAGAGGGCAGAGAGAGCTTATAATAGGAGATAGGCAGACTGGAAAGACAGCTATCGCAGTTGATACTATAATAAACCAAAAAGACAAAGATGTTTACTGCATATATGTTGCAATAGGTCAGAAAGCTTCGACAATAGCGGGACTTGTGAATACATTGGAAAAATTTGGTGCAATGTCATACACAACGGTTGTAGCATCGACAGCAAGTGATTCTGCAGCACTGCAGTATTTAGCACCATATGCTGGATGTGCTATGGCAGAGTATTTCATGTACAACAAGAAGGATGTCCTTATAGTATATGATGATCTTTCAAAACACGCTGTTGCATACAGAACGATTTCGCTCCTTTTAAGAAGACCGCCAGGAAGAGAAGCATATCCTGGAGATGTATTCTATCTCCATTCAAGGCTTTTAGAGCGTTCTGCTAAGCTTTCTGACGATATGGGCGGCGGTTCAATTACTGCACTGCCAATAATAGAAACACTTGCAGGCGATATATCAGCATACATTCCTACAAATGTTATATCTATAACAGATGGACAGATATATCTGGAATCTGAGCTTTTCTATTCAGGCATAAGACCTGCTATAAACGTGGGTCTATCAGTATCACGTGTCGGTGGTGCTGCGCAGAAAAAAGCCATGAAAAAAGTATCTGGCAGAATGAGATTAGAGCTTTCCCAGTACAGGGAACTGGAGGTATTTGCACAGTTTGGCTCAGATCTTGATAAATCGACACTGGATTTACTAAAGCAAGGCGAGAGGATAGTAGAAATAACGAAGCAACCAAGATATCAGCCGATTTCGATGGAAGATCAGGTCATAATGATATACACGGTTATGAACAAATACTTGGTAGATGTTGAGCTTCAAGATGTAAAAAAATTTGTAAAAGATCTGCTTGAGTTTATTGATATAAACTACCCGGATATTAAGAAAACCATAAGAGAGACAGGCAAGTTAGAGGATGATATAATTGAAAAATTAAAGGCGGCTATCGAGGAGTATAAGAGCAAATACGCATCGAAAGGTGATGCATAA
- the atpH gene encoding ATP synthase F1 subunit delta, with amino-acid sequence MEQVIAKKYARALFNTARENNNIEKYYDELKSILNMLKNKQIYKIITNRGMYIRQKMSFVDAILDGYDKEIINFLKLIISKHRETIFDEIFIEYEKLYMDYKGIINATLISAHPLDLKTLEEIKNRLESNFNKKVCINQTVDESILGGLKILIGNKVIDGSIKRKLDLLLKNLVTAS; translated from the coding sequence TTGGAACAAGTAATAGCAAAAAAATATGCACGTGCTCTTTTTAACACAGCTAGAGAAAATAACAATATCGAAAAGTATTATGATGAACTTAAAAGCATTTTAAATATGTTAAAAAATAAGCAAATATATAAAATTATTACAAATAGAGGAATGTACATCAGGCAAAAAATGAGCTTTGTTGATGCGATTTTAGATGGGTATGATAAAGAAATAATTAACTTTTTAAAATTGATAATATCGAAGCATAGAGAGACAATTTTTGATGAAATATTCATTGAGTATGAGAAATTGTACATGGATTACAAGGGAATTATAAATGCAACTTTAATTTCGGCCCATCCATTGGACTTAAAGACCCTTGAAGAAATCAAAAATAGACTGGAATCAAATTTTAATAAAAAAGTTTGCATAAATCAAACAGTGGATGAGTCTATACTCGGTGGGCTTAAGATATTAATAGGAAATAAAGTTATCGATGGATCTATAAAAAGGAAACTTGATCTACTCCTTAAAAATCTTGTAACTGCAAGTTAA
- the atpF gene encoding F0F1 ATP synthase subunit B — protein sequence MSLINPYTFIFTIINLVVLYLILRKFLFKPVTKFMEERSQKIKNSLEEADRKVHEANELKAQYEEILKKADDEGKAIIDRAEKYAKEKADKIIEQANIEAKAIIERAKEEAETEKIKAMHDLRVSLSHLIIEAASKAIGNINIDDDKIINEVVKEAGASWNK from the coding sequence TTGAGCCTTATAAATCCATATACGTTCATTTTTACGATTATAAATCTCGTTGTTTTATATCTGATATTGAGAAAGTTTCTCTTTAAACCAGTGACAAAATTTATGGAAGAAAGATCACAAAAAATTAAAAATTCACTTGAAGAGGCTGATAGGAAAGTTCATGAAGCTAACGAATTAAAAGCACAATACGAAGAGATATTAAAAAAGGCTGACGATGAAGGAAAGGCTATCATTGATAGAGCAGAAAAATATGCAAAAGAAAAAGCAGATAAGATAATAGAACAGGCAAATATCGAAGCAAAGGCTATAATAGAAAGGGCAAAAGAAGAAGCAGAGACAGAGAAAATTAAAGCAATGCATGATTTAAGAGTTAGCTTGTCACACCTCATAATAGAAGCTGCTTCAAAAGCTATCGGCAATATCAATATTGATGATGATAAAATAATCAACGAGGTGGTTAAGGAGGCAGGTGCATCTTGGAACAAGTAA
- the atpE gene encoding ATP synthase F0 subunit C gives MNLLAIGAGIAAISGIGAGIGIGIATGKAVEAVSRQPEARGSIMQFLLLGGALSEATAIYGLLVAFLIIFFMKP, from the coding sequence ATGAATTTATTGGCAATAGGAGCAGGAATTGCTGCGATTTCAGGTATTGGTGCAGGAATTGGTATAGGTATAGCTACAGGAAAGGCTGTTGAAGCTGTATCAAGGCAGCCGGAGGCAAGAGGCAGTATAATGCAGTTCTTACTTTTAGGTGGTGCTTTGTCTGAAGCAACTGCTATATATGGATTGCTAGTTGCATTTTTGATAATATTCTTCATGAAACCATAA
- a CDS encoding F0F1 ATP synthase subunit A, whose translation MEIGQSVVFTIPILGGIPVTTTVVVTWLIMAVLTIASIIVTRGWKLVPTGVQNFVETIVDGLNSFTKDALGEYWSSFAPYLGTIALYLILANTIDLFGIAPPTKDLSATSAMAIMSIIVVIIASIKAKGIKGYAKSFFEPMPFFFPMKILDMFTRPLSLAARLFGNIIAAFIIMGLISKVAPIVVPAIFSIYFDLFDGALQMVVFVFLTTLYIEEAVE comes from the coding sequence GTGGAGATAGGACAGTCTGTAGTATTTACAATCCCTATTTTAGGTGGCATTCCTGTGACGACAACAGTTGTTGTAACATGGTTAATAATGGCTGTACTTACTATAGCGTCTATTATCGTTACAAGAGGCTGGAAACTTGTTCCTACCGGCGTACAGAATTTCGTTGAAACCATTGTAGATGGCTTAAATTCATTTACAAAAGATGCTCTTGGAGAGTATTGGTCATCATTTGCACCTTATCTTGGAACAATTGCGTTATATTTAATATTAGCAAATACTATCGATCTATTTGGAATAGCACCTCCTACAAAAGATTTAAGTGCCACATCTGCAATGGCTATAATGTCTATTATAGTTGTTATAATAGCATCAATTAAAGCAAAAGGCATAAAAGGATATGCAAAATCATTTTTTGAACCGATGCCCTTCTTTTTCCCAATGAAAATACTTGATATGTTTACGAGACCATTATCACTTGCAGCCAGGTTGTTTGGCAACATCATAGCTGCATTTATAATAATGGGTTTAATAAGTAAAGTGGCACCAATAGTCGTTCCAGCTATATTCAGCATCTACTTCGACTTGTTTGATGGTGCACTTCAGATGGTAGTTTTTGTATTTTTGACAACGCTTTATATTGAAGAAGCTGTTGAATAA
- a CDS encoding TrkA family potassium uptake protein: protein MSGKQFVVIGLGRFGSSVATTLYSLGCDVLAIDSSEERVQRISDSVTRAVQADATDEKVLRSLGVRNFDVAIIGTGTDIQTSLMVTLMVKELGVKTVVAKALNELHAKVLLKIGADRVIFPEKEAGIKLAHSLTSSNILDFIELSPEYNIVEIMALRDWIGKSLNELKLRQRFGLNIIAIKRENNIKITPSADDIIMEGDNLFVIASIDSINKLNNS, encoded by the coding sequence ATGAGTGGAAAACAATTTGTAGTAATAGGTTTAGGAAGGTTTGGATCAAGTGTTGCAACGACATTATATTCACTAGGTTGTGATGTGTTGGCGATAGACAGTTCAGAAGAAAGAGTCCAGAGGATATCAGACAGTGTGACTAGAGCAGTGCAGGCTGATGCAACAGATGAAAAAGTACTAAGATCTTTAGGTGTAAGGAATTTTGATGTTGCAATAATAGGTACTGGAACAGATATACAAACAAGCCTTATGGTTACGCTTATGGTAAAAGAACTTGGTGTAAAAACAGTTGTAGCGAAGGCCTTAAATGAACTTCATGCAAAAGTATTGCTGAAAATCGGAGCAGATAGGGTCATATTTCCAGAAAAAGAAGCAGGGATAAAATTGGCTCATAGTCTTACATCGTCAAATATACTTGATTTTATAGAGCTTTCACCTGAGTACAATATTGTTGAAATAATGGCTCTTAGAGATTGGATAGGCAAATCTTTAAATGAATTGAAACTAAGACAAAGGTTTGGATTAAATATTATTGCAATAAAAAGAGAAAATAATATTAAAATTACTCCTTCTGCTGACGATATAATAATGGAAGGCGATAACCTATTTGTTATTGCGTCGATTGATAGTATAAATAAATTGAATAACAGTTAA
- a CDS encoding TrkH family potassium uptake protein: MIFGDEEMTVRQKVQHILNSITPIQVLALGFATVILIGTFILMLPISSSTNTETDFTTALFTATSATCVTGLVVVDTGTYWSRFGQTVIMILIQIGGLGFMSFATLLFMVMGKKITFKERLVMQEAMNALTLQGIVRLIRYALISTFVIEGIGAVLLSFKFIPQFGFWEGLFRGIFHAVSAYNNAGFDVFGNFKSLIQYTESFSVNFVIMTLIVFGGLGFTVQYDIINKRQFKKFSLHSKIVIITTSILIVVGALMFFLLEHDNPETMKYLSFKGKVLSSLFAAITPRTAGFNTLDIAKMTDASNFFTIILMFIGASPGSTGGGIKTSTFAVIVMTLFSVVKGREDTEVLSKRIPKDEVYRAFSVICIGIFIIIFDVLLLSVFEKADFLSIFYEVVSAFGTVGLTMGLTPHLDIVGRMVIILTMYAGRVGPLTVIYALMRRHANSNAAIKYPEDNVLIG, encoded by the coding sequence ATTATTTTTGGAGATGAAGAAATGACTGTAAGGCAAAAAGTGCAGCATATTTTAAACAGTATAACGCCGATACAGGTGCTTGCTTTAGGTTTTGCTACAGTGATATTGATAGGAACATTTATTCTTATGCTTCCAATATCATCGAGTACAAACACTGAGACAGATTTTACGACAGCTTTATTTACTGCAACATCTGCTACATGTGTTACGGGTTTAGTAGTAGTTGACACAGGGACATATTGGTCTAGATTTGGCCAGACAGTTATTATGATTCTAATACAAATTGGCGGACTGGGGTTTATGTCATTTGCAACTCTTTTATTTATGGTAATGGGCAAAAAAATAACTTTTAAAGAAAGACTTGTTATGCAGGAAGCTATGAATGCTCTTACACTGCAGGGGATAGTTAGGCTTATTAGGTATGCACTTATAAGCACATTTGTAATTGAAGGTATTGGAGCAGTATTATTATCATTTAAGTTTATCCCTCAGTTTGGCTTTTGGGAGGGACTTTTTAGAGGAATATTTCATGCAGTATCTGCTTATAATAATGCCGGATTTGATGTCTTTGGCAATTTTAAGAGCTTAATACAGTACACTGAAAGTTTTTCTGTAAATTTTGTGATAATGACATTAATCGTTTTTGGTGGGTTGGGATTTACAGTTCAATATGATATTATCAACAAACGGCAATTTAAAAAATTTTCTCTTCACTCAAAAATTGTAATCATAACAACATCAATTTTAATCGTGGTTGGTGCTTTAATGTTTTTCTTATTAGAACATGACAATCCTGAAACAATGAAATACCTTTCTTTTAAAGGCAAGGTGCTGTCATCATTGTTTGCAGCTATAACGCCTAGGACTGCTGGATTTAACACGCTTGATATTGCAAAGATGACAGATGCTTCAAATTTCTTTACAATCATATTGATGTTTATAGGTGCATCACCTGGATCTACAGGAGGCGGTATTAAAACATCAACATTTGCAGTTATCGTAATGACTCTGTTTTCAGTAGTAAAAGGCAGAGAAGATACCGAAGTATTATCTAAAAGGATTCCAAAAGACGAAGTTTATAGAGCGTTTTCAGTAATTTGTATAGGTATATTTATAATTATTTTTGATGTTTTACTTTTATCTGTATTTGAGAAAGCAGACTTCTTATCAATTTTTTACGAAGTTGTATCAGCATTTGGTACTGTAGGCCTTACGATGGGGTTGACACCCCACTTAGACATAGTTGGAAGAATGGTAATAATATTGACAATGTATGCAGGGAGAGTTGGACCATTGACAGTAATATACGCACTTATGCGAAGACATGCAAATTCAAATGCAGCAATAAAATATCCCGAAGACAATGTATTAATTGGTTAG
- the yihA gene encoding ribosome biogenesis GTP-binding protein YihA/YsxC, whose amino-acid sequence MKIKSIELKVSAYNKSQYPDDGLMQIAVIGRSNVGKSSFINTIVNRKNFARVSQKPGKTQGINFYLVNNSFYLVDLPGYGYAEVSKEMKKQWSINIETYLNVSEYLQGAIMLVDIRHRPTDDDVLMVNYLKQRNLNYVVVATKSDKLNRQEIQRSLNVISETLEVDKDKIVPFSSLKKTGVDDVYTCLDFILENNKKFED is encoded by the coding sequence ATGAAGATTAAATCAATAGAGCTTAAGGTTTCTGCGTATAATAAAAGTCAATATCCAGATGACGGGCTAATGCAAATTGCTGTAATAGGCAGGTCGAATGTAGGCAAATCATCTTTTATAAATACCATAGTTAACAGAAAAAATTTCGCAAGAGTTAGCCAGAAGCCGGGAAAGACGCAAGGTATTAATTTTTACCTTGTAAATAATTCATTTTACTTAGTTGATCTTCCTGGCTATGGCTATGCTGAAGTTTCAAAAGAGATGAAAAAACAGTGGTCAATAAATATTGAGACTTACTTAAATGTTTCAGAATATCTCCAAGGTGCAATAATGCTTGTAGACATCAGGCATAGGCCTACAGATGATGATGTCCTAATGGTGAATTATTTAAAACAGAGAAATTTAAATTATGTTGTTGTTGCTACAAAATCGGATAAGCTGAATAGGCAGGAAATTCAAAGGTCCCTGAATGTCATATCCGAGACACTTGAAGTCGACAAAGATAAAATTGTACCTTTTTCATCTTTGAAGAAAACTGGTGTAGATGATGTCTACACCTGTTTAGATTTTATTCTTGAGAACAACAAAAAATTCGAAGATTAA
- the lon gene encoding endopeptidase La translates to MMDKKYILPMVPLRGLTVFPYMVLHFDVGRGKSVRAIEEAMLRNQLVFLVTQKHADIDEPTIDDIYSVGTITKVKQMLKLPGEAVRVLVEGISRAELKNLISSESFFEVEVVERIDNTEIEKDSELEALMRSVTSAFEEYISISSKIPLDSIYSVVSIEEPGRLADVITEHLSLNQSQNQELLECFDTKERLEKLLGFILKELDILEIEKKINMRVHKQIDKSQREYYLREQLKAIKAELGESDEIDQEIDEYEEKIESKDLPDYVKEKAREELRRLSRMGLGSAEGSVVRTYIDWLLDLPWNEETKDVLDIKRAEKILNEDHYGLKKVKERILEFLAVRSYHEKMKSPILCLVGPPGVGKTSLGKSIARAMNRKFVRLSLGGVRDEAEIRGHRRTYVGAIPGGIINSLKIAGSKNPVFLLDEIDKMSSDFRGDPASAMLEVLDPEQNSTYRDHYIDLPFDLSKVLFITTANTLDTIPAPLLDRMEVIYISGYTEEEKLQIAKEHLVPKILKEHGVTNDVIKIQDSAIIGIISEYTREAGVRALEQNIAKVVRKSIKTIVEDKANSIKVGKQNLQKYLGKPLFRVDKANLQDKVGMVTGLAWTRVGGDTLTVEATTMPGTGKLTLTGQLGDVMKESAQAGFSYIRANADLLGIDEDFYKDLDIHIHVPEGAIPKDGPSAGITMVTAMVSAIKRVPVRGDIAMTGEITLTGKVLPIGGLKEKVLAAHRAGILKIIAPADNKRDLDEIPQSVKRKMEFKFVSNIDEVLKISLVGENSYED, encoded by the coding sequence ATTATGGACAAGAAATACATACTGCCGATGGTTCCATTGAGAGGTTTAACTGTATTCCCGTATATGGTTTTGCATTTTGATGTTGGAAGAGGAAAATCGGTTAGAGCTATTGAAGAAGCAATGCTTAGAAATCAGCTTGTCTTTTTGGTTACTCAAAAACATGCTGATATTGACGAACCTACAATAGATGATATATATAGTGTTGGCACGATTACGAAAGTAAAACAGATGCTGAAGCTTCCTGGCGAAGCTGTGAGAGTTCTTGTTGAAGGTATATCAAGGGCTGAATTAAAGAATCTGATAAGTTCTGAAAGTTTTTTTGAAGTAGAAGTTGTAGAAAGAATAGATAATACAGAGATAGAAAAAGACAGCGAATTGGAAGCCTTAATGAGAAGCGTAACGTCAGCTTTTGAGGAGTATATAAGTATTTCATCAAAAATACCATTAGACAGTATTTACAGTGTTGTATCTATAGAAGAGCCGGGAAGGCTTGCTGACGTTATAACAGAACATTTAAGCTTAAATCAAAGCCAAAATCAAGAGCTTTTAGAGTGCTTTGACACGAAGGAAAGACTGGAGAAGCTATTAGGGTTTATATTGAAAGAGCTTGATATACTTGAAATAGAGAAAAAAATAAATATGCGGGTCCACAAGCAGATAGACAAAAGCCAGAGGGAGTATTATTTGAGAGAGCAATTGAAAGCTATTAAAGCCGAACTTGGAGAATCTGATGAAATAGATCAGGAAATAGATGAATATGAAGAAAAAATCGAGTCAAAAGATTTGCCTGATTATGTTAAAGAAAAAGCTAGAGAAGAGTTGAGAAGATTAAGCAGGATGGGACTAGGTTCTGCAGAAGGATCCGTTGTTAGGACGTACATAGATTGGCTTTTGGACCTTCCGTGGAATGAAGAGACTAAAGATGTGCTGGATATAAAAAGAGCAGAAAAAATATTGAATGAAGATCATTACGGATTAAAGAAAGTAAAAGAGAGGATTTTAGAGTTTTTGGCTGTAAGAAGCTATCATGAAAAGATGAAAAGTCCGATTCTATGCCTTGTAGGTCCTCCTGGCGTCGGAAAGACATCCCTTGGAAAATCTATCGCAAGGGCAATGAATAGAAAATTTGTAAGGTTGTCACTAGGTGGAGTTAGAGATGAAGCTGAGATAAGAGGACATAGAAGGACATATGTAGGGGCAATACCAGGTGGCATAATTAATTCATTGAAGATTGCAGGTTCCAAAAATCCAGTTTTTCTTTTAGATGAGATAGACAAGATGAGCTCTGACTTCAGAGGCGATCCAGCATCAGCAATGCTGGAAGTTTTGGATCCAGAGCAAAACTCTACATACAGAGACCATTACATTGATTTGCCATTTGATTTATCAAAGGTGCTTTTTATAACAACTGCTAATACATTAGACACGATACCAGCTCCGCTTCTTGACAGAATGGAAGTCATATATATATCTGGGTATACGGAGGAAGAAAAATTGCAAATAGCAAAAGAACATTTGGTTCCCAAAATATTAAAAGAACATGGTGTAACAAATGATGTTATAAAAATACAAGATTCAGCTATAATCGGCATAATATCAGAGTACACAAGGGAAGCTGGCGTAAGGGCGTTAGAGCAGAATATAGCAAAAGTAGTAAGAAAGTCTATCAAAACTATAGTGGAAGATAAAGCTAATTCAATAAAAGTCGGAAAGCAAAATCTACAAAAATACCTTGGGAAGCCATTATTTAGAGTCGATAAAGCAAATCTGCAAGACAAAGTAGGTATGGTTACTGGCCTTGCATGGACTAGAGTTGGCGGTGATACACTTACGGTTGAAGCAACTACAATGCCTGGAACAGGAAAACTTACGCTTACAGGGCAGTTGGGAGATGTCATGAAAGAATCTGCACAAGCAGGTTTCAGCTATATAAGGGCAAATGCTGATTTGCTTGGAATAGATGAGGATTTTTATAAGGATCTGGACATACACATACATGTGCCAGAAGGTGCAATACCAAAAGACGGACCGTCTGCAGGCATTACAATGGTCACAGCAATGGTTTCAGCTATCAAAAGGGTACCGGTAAGAGGCGATATAGCCATGACAGGTGAAATCACACTGACCGGTAAAGTATTGCCTATTGGAGGCTTAAAGGAAAAAGTTTTAGCTGCCCATAGGGCTGGTATACTAAAGATAATTGCACCAGCAGATAATAAAAGAGATTTAGACGAGATACCGCAAAGTGTTAAAAGAAAGATGGAATTTAAGTTCGTTTCAAATATCGATGAAGTCTTAAAAATATCGTTAGTAGGTGAGAACTCATATGAAGATTAA
- a CDS encoding sigma 54-interacting transcriptional regulator, with protein sequence MIQNIMMPYELKQRLIQEHLAEPLKEKCRIRQIEDILGQDEAVFRILNNLRKDRPKNIVLLGPEGTWKKDILRACFKKVQYEGSSFFKNGEFIEYYPEKNYSDDLIYTTLFGRLEEIDCASMKLQRLKIGLVTRANKGILYINNIENVKEYVIFKLVDVLNEKKVKFGKIRISEATPGYLKRFLTEGLPADFCLAVNVIDIKSIPEDMLTICDIVSFKKQDKRVLKELIKKTADKGLFYIEDDVCDEIASVAKSGEDAVRILQHVALNALKNGRSKIIKEDLKA encoded by the coding sequence ATGATACAAAATATTATGATGCCGTATGAATTAAAACAAAGGCTTATTCAAGAGCATTTGGCAGAACCGCTAAAAGAAAAATGCCGCATACGACAAATAGAAGATATCTTAGGACAAGATGAAGCTGTCTTTAGAATATTAAATAACTTAAGAAAGGATAGGCCGAAAAATATTGTATTACTAGGTCCTGAAGGGACCTGGAAGAAAGACATCTTAAGAGCATGTTTTAAAAAAGTTCAATATGAAGGCAGCAGTTTTTTTAAAAATGGGGAATTTATAGAATATTATCCTGAGAAAAACTACAGTGATGATTTAATATATACTACATTATTTGGACGTTTAGAAGAAATTGATTGTGCTTCAATGAAATTACAGAGGCTAAAAATTGGTCTTGTTACACGAGCAAATAAAGGAATACTTTATATAAATAATATAGAAAATGTAAAGGAATATGTTATTTTTAAGCTAGTAGATGTTTTAAATGAAAAGAAGGTAAAGTTTGGCAAAATACGCATTTCAGAGGCAACTCCAGGATATTTAAAACGTTTTTTAACAGAAGGATTGCCAGCAGATTTTTGCTTAGCAGTAAATGTAATTGATATTAAGTCGATACCTGAAGATATGTTAACCATCTGTGATATTGTATCTTTTAAAAAACAAGATAAACGTGTGTTGAAAGAGTTAATTAAAAAAACGGCTGATAAAGGTTTATTCTATATAGAAGATGATGTGTGTGATGAAATTGCAAGTGTAGCAAAAAGCGGTGAAGATGCGGTTAGAATACTGCAGCACGTTGCACTTAATGCTCTTAAAAATGGGAGAAGCAAAATAATCAAAGAGGACTTAAAAGCTTGA